CCTGAAATTCTCCAGGTACTGGTCAAAACCCTGGTCCAAACCGGCCTCGGCACGAAGCACGCCCAGGGAAACCACCGCCCCGGTTTGAAATCCTTGGCCGCGTAGGAGTTGGGCCAGCGCAGGTTTATCCACACGACTGAAATTGCCGTTGTTATAGACTTTCAGAAGATGGGGGGGCATTGAGAACAGCATGGAAGCGTGGGAAGGAAGGGTGATGGGAATCAGGGTGTAGGCATTCTGAAAGATCATTCCATCCGCGGCCAGGCGGGCGAAATGGGGTGTAAGGTCGTTGTTTTCCAGGGCGTAATTCATGAAATCGGCCCGGGTGGTATCCAGAGTAACCAGGAAAATATAACGGGGAGGGGAAGAAGAACTTCCGCATCCCGTCAACAAGAGCAAAGCTACAGAGAACAGCGACAAGGCCGCCATTATGCGATTTTTGATCATATCCATAAGTAATCCCTCGGCTGAATTGGCCCCTCCGGGGCTCTGCGGAATCATACCGGCACCATCTTTATTCCTATCACAATCCGGGCAAAATCTCAACCATAGTGGAGGCATATTCGCACCGGAACACCGATGGTAATTGAAATAACGATACTTTCAAGAGAAAAACAAAGATCAGCCCGGATCCTTGTCTTTCTGCATTGATTTACTTTTTCACCCGGCTCTGTTCGGTTCCGGCATACTCACTGTATGCTCTTTCCAACAGGTGGCGCACCAGTGGCCACGCACCCAGAAAGAGACCGAAGCCCAGGATCAGGGGCGTGATCCGATTCAGGCTGAAATCCAGAAACACCCGGTTGCCGAAAAGGAAAGGAAAAAACTGCCAGAACTCCATCCAGAAAACAGCCTGAACGATCAGGCATAGCGCGCACCACTTGCGGACCTTAACTGCCTGGTACAACACAGAGAACAATGTGTACGGCAACGTAAGCAGGTTGAGTCCGCCAAGAAGCACCACATGAAAGTAAAAATCAGGTGAAAAAGCGGTAAACATCAATACCAACAGGGAACCGCCGAAGTACAACACGCCAAGATCGGCGGTATGAATCACGCCGAAAATCTTTCCCGCCGGGGAGTCGATGACGCGCCGGCAATCGAAATAGGGACTGATGGGACAGAAGCGCTTGAAAAAAGGCACGCGCAACGTCCCCAACAGCAACACCCAGGAAGCAATCAATCCCACCACTTTGAGCAGCAGGATCAACAAGCACAAGCGCTCGTTGCCTCCAAAAAGAAACAGACGCAGAAAAAAGAAGCCCAGCAGCAAGCCGATCATGGCCGTTGTGGCCAGGAACCGCAGACGGGTTATTCGCAAGTCTTTCATCCTTTATTGTGCCACACCGCACGCTTCCCCATTGGTGTTTTCATGAAATAAAGCCATGAAGACATCCCACATATACGCCCGTTTCTGAACCCTGTTCGGGTTCACTCGTTGAAGTGATAAAGCAGCACGATGGTACCGGAAAACACCGGAGTATCCGCGCCCTCAAGGTCCATGATTACACCGATCTTGACCCGGGTGATGCCCCTGAGATTCTTTACTTCCGCTACATTCGCGCGCAAGCGCACCCGGCCACCTGCAGGTACCGGTTGCCGGAAACGCAAGTTCTCTACGCCGTAGTTCACGGTCATGCGTGAATTGGTCGTCTCCACGATCTGGGCCAGCAGCGGCGGCAACAACGACAGGGTCAGGTATCCGTGGGCAATGGTCGATCCAAACGGAGATTCCCTTCTCGCACGCTCGATGTCGGTGTGAATCCACTGGAAATCCCCCGTAGCGGCGGCGAAGCGATCTATGCGTTCCTGATCGATGACCAGGAAGTCGGAAACCCCGAATTCACGGCCCTCGATCGCCTTCCATTCTTCATAACTGGATACCCTAATCTGCACCATGTTCCTTTTCCACCAGCCAGGCGTATTTCTCCCTATCATACACATTGAAACGAAAAATGCAACTGCGGCTCGGCCGGTTGCGGAAATCAGGAGCAGGCTGCAGTATCGATCCACTCGATTATGGCGTTCGCCTTGACAAAAAAACGGGACCCGGATAGTGTAAACGCCGTGGAGAAACGACACCGTGGCTTCTGAACCTGTGATACCATTCCACGACAATGCATCCCGGGAAAGCCGTGACCTGCTCAATCACCATCTCGATTTCATTCAGTCCCGGTGCAAACTGGCAATCCAGTGCCAGGCCGCCGGCAGCAGAACCCTGCCGGGCATCGACCTTGAAAATGAAAGCCTGGAACTGTTCAACCTGGTGATTGATCGCATCCGGAAAAACGACTACGCGGTGATTCGTCGATTCGACCGGCGTGCGCGTTTCACCACCTACCTGACAACATTGATCGCCCGCCAGGCAGTGGAGCGAATTCGCCGCCGCAAAGGCCGTACACGGACGCGCGAGCGGGCGGAATCCCTGGGCCGACTGGGAATCCGCCTGTTTGAAAAGATCGTTTCGCAGGGGCTCGGGGTTCCAGACGCGCTGCGGGAGATGATGCACGAAAGCCTTCCCGGTATGACCGAGCAGCGCTTGACGCAAATGGCGAATCACATTCTTGGGCAACGCAGTATGCCGCCGACGGTGATCATCTCCATGGGAGAAATGCCCGATTGCCCGGAACCATCCGGAGTAACACCTGAATCCGCAGCCTTTGAAAAGGAACGGCAAGCACGAATCACCGCCGCCGTCTCTTTGTTGCGCAGCCGGCTTTCGGGAACGGAATGGCTGTTGCTGAGGTTGCGTTTTCCTCCAGACCCGCGATCCCCGGCCCGCAAAGCAAGCGAAATCGCATCCCTGATGGGTATAAGCCGCAAAGCGGTGTATCGGCGGCTGGACCGCCTTCTGCCCCATTGCCGTACCATATTGAGAAAAGCAGGCATCGATTTTTGCGACCTGTTTTCGCAACCGCAGGGGAATTCCTTTGACGGTGTCCGACCCAATCAAGGGAGCATTGAATCATGAAGCAGCAGCGATTCATTTCGAGCCGTTCTTTAGGTTCCTTTCAGGATGCGACCCTGCGGGAATTAAACCGGGAAATGCAGAAAAGCGGCTTAACAGTGCAATGCCCGGATGACTCACCCCTGGCCGCCCTGGCTGAAGGACGCCTCAGCCGACCAGAGAGGGAATCCCTCCACCTGCATCTGGCGCAGTGCGAATCCTGCCTGGAAACCTACAGCCTGCTCTGCAGCCTGCTTCGCGATGCCGCTCAGAACCGCCACAGCCGCCGTTCGTGGACGCCCATGGCCCTGGCCGCATCACTGGTCCTGGTAGTGATTTCATTTTTCCTTTTCGGACCCCACGGCCGCGACCTGGCACCGGGAATGGAATTGGCTGCGGATAATGCCCAGTTTACGGTAAATAGAGAAAAAGACCAAGATGGCAAAAGGGCCAAAGATGAAACAAGCGTGGAATCCAGCAGCCCGTCTCGAAGAGAGGGCAAACCCCCTGTTTCCCCGCCTGACGGCAAAAAGGTTGATCCCGCTGGACCGCCCGCGCCCAAACAAGACCGTGTCCGTCTCCAGGCCGAAGTTCCTGAACCGGGCGCCAAAAGCCGTGTGCAACGGCAAAGCCGGCCTGCGCAAAAAAGCGGGATTTCCGCTAAAGAAAATCGAGTTCGTCATTTCGAAGCGGCCGAGGAAGCCCCGAAAGCCACCGCCCCCGGGGATTCCCACAAATGGGCTGAAAAGATCCGCATCGACGTTCAGCCGGCAAACACACCGGCAGGCCGCATTTCAGTCGTGCTGGCAATCAACGCCCGGGGTATGATCAGCGATATGACCATCGACCCGCCGGACTCACCCCTGGCCGCTCCGGTGCGCCGGGCCTTGCAAAGGCATTCCTTTCCGCCGCCATCATCCCCCGTGCGGTTCTTGCGGCTGACCATTGAATGGAACGGGGAGTCCTGGAAGATTCAGTCTTCTGAGCCATCGAATCCCAATGAATCCGCAGGCAACGATCCCGCTTCATTTTGATGGCTTTCGGGAGCCGCTGTTTCCAGTTTTTCCACTTTACCTTTGAGTAGATCCAATTCTCTTCGGCACTCCTTTAATTCGCGGCGTTCCCGGATTGCGGGAACGATCAGAAACAGGATGGCGATACCGGCTCCCAACGCCAGAGAGATCACCAGCAGCAGGGCCAGGGGAACATGTACCGTAAAACCCACCAGGCACAACTCAGTTGGAGCCGTATTGTTCAATGTAAACAACACAATGACAACGATTACCAGCAAACCCAGAATCAAACGCTTGACCATGATGTTTCTCCCTTAATAGATATCTGCGGAACCACGACCGGTTTTTTCCAGGCTGCGTGCCACCCGGCGCACGGAATCCGTTGACAGGATCTGGGCTCCGCTCCGGTACAATTCCCGATAGACCTCATCTCCGCGTCTCCGGGCCAGGCGATCCAAATGG
This genomic window from Candidatus Aminicenantes bacterium contains:
- a CDS encoding zf-HC2 domain-containing protein, which codes for MKQQRFISSRSLGSFQDATLRELNREMQKSGLTVQCPDDSPLAALAEGRLSRPERESLHLHLAQCESCLETYSLLCSLLRDAAQNRHSRRSWTPMALAASLVLVVISFFLFGPHGRDLAPGMELAADNAQFTVNREKDQDGKRAKDETSVESSSPSRREGKPPVSPPDGKKVDPAGPPAPKQDRVRLQAEVPEPGAKSRVQRQSRPAQKSGISAKENRVRHFEAAEEAPKATAPGDSHKWAEKIRIDVQPANTPAGRISVVLAINARGMISDMTIDPPDSPLAAPVRRALQRHSFPPPSSPVRFLRLTIEWNGESWKIQSSEPSNPNESAGNDPASF
- a CDS encoding vitamin K epoxide reductase family protein yields the protein MKDLRITRLRFLATTAMIGLLLGFFFLRLFLFGGNERLCLLILLLKVVGLIASWVLLLGTLRVPFFKRFCPISPYFDCRRVIDSPAGKIFGVIHTADLGVLYFGGSLLVLMFTAFSPDFYFHVVLLGGLNLLTLPYTLFSVLYQAVKVRKWCALCLIVQAVFWMEFWQFFPFLFGNRVFLDFSLNRITPLILGFGLFLGAWPLVRHLLERAYSEYAGTEQSRVKK
- a CDS encoding LapA family protein, which gives rise to MVKRLILGLLVIVVIVLFTLNNTAPTELCLVGFTVHVPLALLLVISLALGAGIAILFLIVPAIRERRELKECRRELDLLKGKVEKLETAAPESHQNEAGSLPADSLGFDGSED
- a CDS encoding MaoC family dehydratase — encoded protein: MVQIRVSSYEEWKAIEGREFGVSDFLVIDQERIDRFAAATGDFQWIHTDIERARRESPFGSTIAHGYLTLSLLPPLLAQIVETTNSRMTVNYGVENLRFRQPVPAGGRVRLRANVAEVKNLRGITRVKIGVIMDLEGADTPVFSGTIVLLYHFNE
- a CDS encoding sigma-70 family RNA polymerase sigma factor — translated: MASEPVIPFHDNASRESRDLLNHHLDFIQSRCKLAIQCQAAGSRTLPGIDLENESLELFNLVIDRIRKNDYAVIRRFDRRARFTTYLTTLIARQAVERIRRRKGRTRTRERAESLGRLGIRLFEKIVSQGLGVPDALREMMHESLPGMTEQRLTQMANHILGQRSMPPTVIISMGEMPDCPEPSGVTPESAAFEKERQARITAAVSLLRSRLSGTEWLLLRLRFPPDPRSPARKASEIASLMGISRKAVYRRLDRLLPHCRTILRKAGIDFCDLFSQPQGNSFDGVRPNQGSIES